From Bombyx mori chromosome 3, ASM3026992v2, the proteins below share one genomic window:
- the LOC100862792 gene encoding spatzle-like protein isoform X2: MPQVAPCDLSKHNYCTAPGTSYPWNAIRRFVRENQGLMKRMYGEERHISILKSELENYIEDDYEEPLLKQSGFAEDIVKAKMMYTKTSQGRAMKDRPYFRPINSEKTKKTENDTLKVKPLEIIENKTIHNDDSNRTESNNDEGLSYKTKLESIANIEINNLDQEIITLEAVIKQSIETNSIYPKSSTDIDAIDEKNTTDISNATSADFINTTDVITDKLEETTESGKDGWNPMNVDTSTLPPTLLFSEHERIKIEKNENKINEKKDEVRVKPQHQEGSRPAVIKLGGANACESTETLTAPFWANSTRGEVLALLNMHPFEQYIHMETCLHERKQMYCREGCRCEQQYRLHRLLAYDPRNECRGIFADWFRFPTCCVCKCYDVPVEFRARSPRILHPQYDEKVKRVIFEDVARDWYMSAYDDEDFL; this comes from the exons ATGCCGCAGGTTGCTCCCTGCGACCTCAGCAAACATAACTACTGCACCGCACCTGGGACCAGCTACCCTTGGAACGCAATACGAAGATTTGTGAGAGAAAATCAG GGTCTAATGAAACGCATGTATGGTGAAGAACGACACATATCAATCTTAAAATCCGAACTAGAAAACTACATTGAAGACGACTACGAAGAACCTCTATTGAAACAGTCAGGCTTCGCCGAAGACATCGTCAAGGCTAAAATGATGTACACTAAAACAAGTCAAGGACGTGCCATGAAAGATCGACCCTACTTTCGTCCTATTAATAGCGAAAAGACAAAAAAGACGGAAAATGACACTCTTAAAGTGAAACCTTTAGAAATAATCGAGaataaaacaatacataatGATGATTCTAATAGAACTGAATCTAATAATGATGAAGGTCTTTCATATAAAACCAAACTGGAGAGCATAGCTAACATTGAAATCAATAACTTAGACCAAGAAATTATTACTCTAGAAGCGGTAATAAAACAGAGCATTGAAACAAACAGCATATACCCGAAATCTTCTACAGATATTGATGCAATAGACGAGAAGAATACAACCGATATTTCAAACGCCACGTCCGCAGATTTTATCAACACAACTGATGTTATCACAGATAAATTAGAAGAAACAACAGAATCTGGAAAAGATGGATGGAATCCAATGAACGTTGATACTTCTACTTTACCTCCAACGTTACTCTTTTCTGAGCACGAGAGGATAAAAATCGAgaagaatgaaaataaaattaatgagaaAAAAGATGAGGTGAGAGTGAAGCCACAGCACCAAGAGGGATCCAGACCTGCAGTCATTAAGCTTGGCGGAGC CAACGCGTGTGAATCCACTGAGACTCTAACAGCGCCGTTCTGGGCCAACAGCACCAGAGGGGAAGTATTAGCATTACTGAATATGCACCCGTTTGAGCAGTACATACACATGGAGACCTGCTTGCATGAACGGAAACAGATGTACTGCAGAGAAGGATGCAG ATGTGAGCAACAATACCGTCTCCACCGTCTCCTGGCGTATGACCCTCGTAACGAATGCAGAGGAATCTTCGCAGACTGGTTTAGGTTTCCGACCTGCTGCGTTTGCAAGTGTTACGACGTGCCGGTCGAGTTCCGAGCTCGATCGCCTCGGATCCTACATCCTCAGTACGACGAAAAAGTCAAGAGAGTCATTTTTGAAGACGTCGCCAGGGACTGGTACATGTCCGCTTATGATGATGAGGATTTCCTTTGA
- the LOC100862792 gene encoding spatzle-like protein isoform X1: MLIAIAFLFVAIWTGGSYGADYATACARSGRSHRGRMPQVAPCDLSKHNYCTAPGTSYPWNAIRRFVRENQGLMKRMYGEERHISILKSELENYIEDDYEEPLLKQSGFAEDIVKAKMMYTKTSQGRAMKDRPYFRPINSEKTKKTENDTLKVKPLEIIENKTIHNDDSNRTESNNDEGLSYKTKLESIANIEINNLDQEIITLEAVIKQSIETNSIYPKSSTDIDAIDEKNTTDISNATSADFINTTDVITDKLEETTESGKDGWNPMNVDTSTLPPTLLFSEHERIKIEKNENKINEKKDEVRVKPQHQEGSRPAVIKLGGANACESTETLTAPFWANSTRGEVLALLNMHPFEQYIHMETCLHERKQMYCREGCRCEQQYRLHRLLAYDPRNECRGIFADWFRFPTCCVCKCYDVPVEFRARSPRILHPQYDEKVKRVIFEDVARDWYMSAYDDEDFL, translated from the exons ATGTTGATCGCGATCGCTTTCCTGTTTGTG GCGATATGGACAGGAGGCAGCTACGGCGCGGACTACGCGACCGCCTGCGCCAGGTCTGGGCGCTCGCACCGAGGCAGGATGCCGCAGGTTGCTCCCTGCGACCTCAGCAAACATAACTACTGCACCGCACCTGGGACCAGCTACCCTTGGAACGCAATACGAAGATTTGTGAGAGAAAATCAG GGTCTAATGAAACGCATGTATGGTGAAGAACGACACATATCAATCTTAAAATCCGAACTAGAAAACTACATTGAAGACGACTACGAAGAACCTCTATTGAAACAGTCAGGCTTCGCCGAAGACATCGTCAAGGCTAAAATGATGTACACTAAAACAAGTCAAGGACGTGCCATGAAAGATCGACCCTACTTTCGTCCTATTAATAGCGAAAAGACAAAAAAGACGGAAAATGACACTCTTAAAGTGAAACCTTTAGAAATAATCGAGaataaaacaatacataatGATGATTCTAATAGAACTGAATCTAATAATGATGAAGGTCTTTCATATAAAACCAAACTGGAGAGCATAGCTAACATTGAAATCAATAACTTAGACCAAGAAATTATTACTCTAGAAGCGGTAATAAAACAGAGCATTGAAACAAACAGCATATACCCGAAATCTTCTACAGATATTGATGCAATAGACGAGAAGAATACAACCGATATTTCAAACGCCACGTCCGCAGATTTTATCAACACAACTGATGTTATCACAGATAAATTAGAAGAAACAACAGAATCTGGAAAAGATGGATGGAATCCAATGAACGTTGATACTTCTACTTTACCTCCAACGTTACTCTTTTCTGAGCACGAGAGGATAAAAATCGAgaagaatgaaaataaaattaatgagaaAAAAGATGAGGTGAGAGTGAAGCCACAGCACCAAGAGGGATCCAGACCTGCAGTCATTAAGCTTGGCGGAGC CAACGCGTGTGAATCCACTGAGACTCTAACAGCGCCGTTCTGGGCCAACAGCACCAGAGGGGAAGTATTAGCATTACTGAATATGCACCCGTTTGAGCAGTACATACACATGGAGACCTGCTTGCATGAACGGAAACAGATGTACTGCAGAGAAGGATGCAG ATGTGAGCAACAATACCGTCTCCACCGTCTCCTGGCGTATGACCCTCGTAACGAATGCAGAGGAATCTTCGCAGACTGGTTTAGGTTTCCGACCTGCTGCGTTTGCAAGTGTTACGACGTGCCGGTCGAGTTCCGAGCTCGATCGCCTCGGATCCTACATCCTCAGTACGACGAAAAAGTCAAGAGAGTCATTTTTGAAGACGTCGCCAGGGACTGGTACATGTCCGCTTATGATGATGAGGATTTCCTTTGA
- the LOC100862792 gene encoding spatzle-like protein (The RefSeq protein has 1 substitution compared to this genomic sequence) — protein MPQVAPCDLSKHNYCTAPGTSYPWNAIRRFVRENQGLMKRMYGEERHISILKSELENYIEDDYEEPLLKQSGFAEDIVKAKMMYTKTSQGRAMKDRPYFRPINSEKTKKTENDTLKVKPLEIIENKTIHNDDSNRTESNNDEGLSYKTKLESIANIEINNLDQEIITLEAVIKQSIETNSIYPKSSTDIDAIDEKNTTDISNATSADFINTTDVITDKLEETTESGKDGWNPMNVDTSTLPPTLLFSEHERIKIEKNENKINEKKDEVRVKPQHQEGARPAVIKLGGANACESTETLTAPFWANSTRGEVLALLNMHPFEQYIHMETCLHERKQMYCREGCRCEQQYRLHRLLAYDPRNECRGIFADWFRFPTCCVCKCYDVPVEFRARSPRILHPQYDEKVKRVIFEDVARDWYMSAYDDEDFL, from the exons ATGCCGCAGGTTGCTCCCTGCGACCTCAGCAAACATAACTACTGCACCGCACCTGGGACCAGCTACCCTTGGAACGCAATACGAAGATTTGTGAGAGAAAATCAG GGTCTAATGAAACGCATGTATGGTGAAGAACGACACATATCAATCTTAAAATCCGAACTAGAAAACTACATTGAAGACGACTACGAAGAACCTCTATTGAAACAGTCAGGCTTCGCCGAAGACATCGTCAAGGCTAAAATGATGTACACTAAAACAAGTCAAGGACGTGCCATGAAAGATCGACCCTACTTTCGTCCTATTAATAGCGAAAAGACAAAAAAGACGGAAAATGACACTCTTAAAGTGAAACCTTTAGAAATAATCGAGaataaaacaatacataatGATGATTCTAATAGAACTGAATCTAATAATGATGAAGGTCTTTCATATAAAACCAAACTGGAGAGCATAGCTAACATTGAAATCAATAACTTAGACCAAGAAATTATTACTCTAGAAGCGGTAATAAAACAGAGCATTGAAACAAACAGCATATACCCGAAATCTTCTACAGATATTGATGCAATAGACGAGAAGAATACAACCGATATTTCAAACGCCACGTCCGCAGATTTTATCAACACAACTGATGTTATCACAGATAAATTAGAAGAAACAACAGAATCTGGAAAAGATGGATGGAATCCAATGAACGTTGATACTTCTACTTTACCTCCAACGTTACTCTTTTCTGAGCACGAGAGGATAAAAATCGAgaagaatgaaaataaaattaatgagaaAAAAGATGAGGTGAGAGTGAAGCCACAGCACCAAGAGGGATCCAGACCTGCAGTCATTAAGCTTGGCGGAGC CAACGCGTGTGAATCCACTGAGACTCTAACAGCGCCGTTCTGGGCCAACAGCACCAGAGGGGAAGTATTAGCATTACTGAATATGCACCCGTTTGAGCAGTACATACACATGGAGACCTGCTTGCATGAACGGAAACAGATGTACTGCAGAGAAGGATGCAG ATGTGAGCAACAATACCGTCTCCACCGTCTCCTGGCGTATGACCCTCGTAACGAATGCAGAGGAATCTTCGCAGACTGGTTTAGGTTTCCGACCTGCTGCGTTTGCAAGTGTTACGACGTGCCGGTCGAGTTCCGAGCTCGATCGCCTCGGATCCTACATCCTCAGTACGACGAAAAAGTCAAGAGAGTCATTTTTGAAGACGTCGCCAGGGACTGGTACATGTCCGCTTATGATGATGAGGATTTCCTTTGA